The Camelina sativa cultivar DH55 chromosome 14, Cs, whole genome shotgun sequence genome includes a window with the following:
- the LOC104740532 gene encoding transcription factor BEE 1-like gives MANFENLSSDFQTIALDIYSSITQTADLNNNNSNLHFQTFHPSSTSLDSLFLLHHHQQQQSIHFRGNSPENSNNVSSTSSFLHSDHNNVDETKKRKALLHSLSSPENSGVSDNANIITTGTGSLRGGKRLKKKKEEDGKEREVVHVRARRGQATDSHSLAERVRRGKINERLRCLQDMVPGCYKAMGMATMLDEIINYVQSLQNQVEFLSMKLTAASSFYDFNSETDAVDSVQRAKARETVEMGGQTRDRSPVFHLSTWSL, from the exons ATGGCGAATTTCGAGAATCTCTCTTCCGATTTTCAGACAATAGCCTTGGATATATACTCTTCCATAACTCAAACTGCAGatctaaacaacaacaatagtaaCCTTCATTTTCAGACATTTCATCCATCCTCCACTTCTCTCGACTCgctcttccttcttcatcatcatcaacaacaacaatcaattCATTTTCGCGGAAACTCTCCAGAAAATAGTAACAATGTCTCCTCAACTTCTAGTTTCCTCCATTCTGATCATAACAACGTCGATGAGACCAAGAAGAGAAAAGCTTTGTTACATTCTCTGTCTTCACCGGAGAATAGTGGCGTCTCTGATAATGCGAATATTATTACCACCGGAACC GGTTCTTTGAGAGGAGgtaagaggttgaagaagaagaaagaagaagatgggaaagaaagagaagttgtTCACGTGAGAGCCAGAAGAGGCCAAGCCACTGATAGCCACAGCTTAGCCGAACGG GTTCGGCGAGGGAAAATAAACGAGAGGTTGAGATGTTTGCAAGATATGGTTCCTGGATGTTATAAG GCTATGGGAATGGCTACGATGCTTGACgagataattaattatgttcAGTCTCTACAGAATCAAGTCGAG TTTCTCTCGATGAAACTTACTGCAGCAAGTTCGTTTTATGACTTCAACTCAGAGACCGATGCTGTTGATTCCGTGCAG AGAGCAAAGGCACGTGAGACAGTAGAGATGGGGGGACAAACAAGAGATAGGAGTCCTGTCTTCCATTTATCAACATGGTCCCTTTGA
- the LOC104740531 gene encoding LEAF RUST 10 DISEASE-RESISTANCE LOCUS RECEPTOR-LIKE PROTEIN KINASE-like 1.2 isoform X2, with protein MSISLLFTSFVVFSFADLPSCFSADQQYEKCRSALRCGSGPQVFESNTSYPFWGSNKPKFCGQSSFELSCENNQTLSLEIGDLTLRVKSVNLEDQVITVVDESWLDGSCPEIVNFTGDKEFTLNSSTETIDLFDCPENVSSLSNVSCQTSSDSRITYHVFGPSHNHFHNCTKVGEIPMLRSAKNDLHQSNDSNRALERALGQGFDLKYSIANQDCQTCTTSNGICGSETGSENFQCLCEDRPHKSSCHDDNKGSTRKRRVKVKILIGVAAGILGILAASICCYVYHRRKTKSYRTSSALPPRNISSGPSSKSFDVEKAEKLLIGVHLFSYEELEEATNNFDPSKELGDGGFGTVYYGKLKDGRSVAVKRLYDNNFKRAEQFRNEVEILTGLRHPNLVALFGCSSKQSRDLLLVYEYVANGTLADHLHGPQANLSSLPWSTRLKIAVETASALKYLHASKIIHRDVKSNNILLDQNFNVKVADFGLSRLFPMDRTHVSTAPQGTPGYVDPDYHLCYQLSSKSDVYSFAVVLMELISSLPAVDITRPRQEINLSNMAVVKIQNHELRDIVDPSLGFDTDTRVRQAVIAVAELAFQCLQSDKDLRPCMSHVQDTLTRIQINGYGSEIEVLDVTKSGPLVTQSPDSVIVKWDSK; from the exons ATGtccatctctcttctcttcaccaGCTTCGTCGTCTTCTCCTTCGCTGACCTCCCGTCGTGTTTCTCAGCCGACCAACAGTACGAAAAATGTCGCTCAGCTCTGAGATGTGGATCTGGACCGCAGGTGTTCGAGTCGAACACCTCGTACCCGTTCTGGGGATCCAATAAACCCAAATTCTGCGGTCAATCATCGTTTGAACTCTCCTGCGAGAATAATCAAACCCTATCCCTGGAGATCGGGGATCTCACACTTCGCGTTAAATCCGTGAATCTGGAGGATCAAGTAATTACCGTTGTTGATGAGAGCTGGTTAGATGGGAGCTGCCCTGAGATTGTCAACTTCACGGGAGATAAGGAGTTTACATTAAACTCTTCCACCGAGACGATTGATTTGTTTGACTGCCCCGAAAACGTAAGCTCGCTATCAAATGTTTCTTGCCAAACAAGCAGCGACAGTCGGATAACATATCACGTCTTTGGACCGTCGCATAATCATTTCCATAATTGTACAAAGGTTGGAGAAATTCCGATGCTTAGGTCTGCTAAGAACGACCTTCACCAGTCAAATGACTCGAACAGAGCATTGGAGCGGGCTTTGGGACAAGGGTTTGATTTAAAGTATAGCATAGCAAATCAAGATTGCCAGACTTGTACCACTTCCAATGGGATTTGTGGTTCGGAGACAGGGTCGGAAAATTTCCAATGTCTATGTGAAGACAGGCCTCACAAATCCTCCTGTCACGATGATAACAAAG GCAGTACTCGTAAGAGAAGAGTGAAGGTGAAGATCCTCATTG GTGTTGCCGCTGGGATCTTGGGAATATTAGCTGCGAGCATCTGTTGTTATGTATACCATcgtagaaaaacaaaaagttatagaACTTCTTCAGCATTGCCTCCAAGAAACATCTCCTCAGGtccatcttcaaagtctttcgATGTTGAGAAAGCAGAGAAATTATTAATTGGAGTTCATCTTTTCTCTTACGAAGAGCTTGAAGAAGCTACTAATAACTTCGACCCTTCTAAAGAACTCGGTGATGGAGGCTTTGGTACTGTCTACTACGGTAAGCTTAAAGATGGAAGAAGCGTAGCTGTGAAACGGTTATACGATAACAACTTCAAAAGAGCAGAGCAATTCAGGAACGAAGTTGAGATCTTAACGGGTTTACGCCATCCGAACCTCGTGGCTCTCTTTGGATGCTCCTCAAAACAGAGCCGGGACTTACTGCTAGTGTATGAATATGTTGCAAACGGCACGTTAGCTGATCATCTACATGGTCCACAAGCTAACCTTAGCTCGCTTCCTTGGTCTACTCGGCTCAAGATCGCTGTTGAAACTGCCTCTGCCTTGAAGTATCTACACGCCTCCAAGATCATCCATCGTGATGTTAAATCCAACAACATCCTTCTCGACCAAAACTTCAATGTCAAG GTAGCGGATTTTGGACTCTCAAGGCTGTTTCCGATGGATAGAACGCACGTATCAACCGCTCCACAAGGAACTCCAGGCTACGTCGACCCAGATTACCACCTATGCTATCAACTCTCGAGCAAAAGCGACGTGTACAGCTTCGCGGTAGTGTTAATGGAGCTTATCTCCTCGCTTCCAGCAGTCGATATCACAAGACCGCGCCAAGAGATCAACCTCTCGAACATGGCAGTCGTTAAAATCCAGAACCACGAGCTACGCGACATAGTGGATCCGTCACTAGGGTTCGACACGGATACAAGAGTGAGACAGGCGGTGATCGCTGTCGCTGAGCTGGCGTTCCAATGCTTGCAGTCGGATAAAGATCTTAGGCCGTGTATGTCGCACGTGCAGGATACGCTGACGAGGATACAGATCAATGGTTATGGCTCGGAAATTGAGGTTTTAGATGTCACGAAGAGTGGACCGTTGGTTACGCAGTCTCCTGATAGTGTAATTGTGAAATGGGACAGTAAGTAA
- the LOC104740531 gene encoding LEAF RUST 10 DISEASE-RESISTANCE LOCUS RECEPTOR-LIKE PROTEIN KINASE-like 1.2 isoform X1 — translation MDPSTPSLLYTSIFYFALLATQTLSLDPKFKACEPKSCGRGPNISYPFYLSGKQESFCGYPSFELTCDDDQKLPLLGISGEDYLIKNISYLTQSFQVVNSKASHDDPCPSPLHNLTLHRTPFFVNPSHINFTILYNCSNRMLEDVRTYALTCPGNESLLRSFGVFDREKLGKERNIASLSCQKLVDVPVLASKESDVMGMTYVEILKRGFVLNWAANSCSRCITSGGRCGTDQQEFVCLCPDGPKIHDSCKNGSTRKRRVKVKILIGVAAGILGILAASICCYVYHRRKTKSYRTSSALPPRNISSGPSSKSFDVEKAEKLLIGVHLFSYEELEEATNNFDPSKELGDGGFGTVYYGKLKDGRSVAVKRLYDNNFKRAEQFRNEVEILTGLRHPNLVALFGCSSKQSRDLLLVYEYVANGTLADHLHGPQANLSSLPWSTRLKIAVETASALKYLHASKIIHRDVKSNNILLDQNFNVKVADFGLSRLFPMDRTHVSTAPQGTPGYVDPDYHLCYQLSSKSDVYSFAVVLMELISSLPAVDITRPRQEINLSNMAVVKIQNHELRDIVDPSLGFDTDTRVRQAVIAVAELAFQCLQSDKDLRPCMSHVQDTLTRIQINGYGSEIEVLDVTKSGPLVTQSPDSVIVKWDSK, via the exons ATGGATCCTTCAACTCCAAGTTTACTCTACACCTCCATCTTTTACTTCGCACTATTAGCAACTCAAACCCTCTCTCTTGATCCGAAGTTCAAGGCTTGTGAGCCGAAATCATGCGGCAGAGGTCCCAATATCTCCTATCCATTCTATCTATCAGGCAAGCAAGAATCCTTTTGTGGCTATCCCAGTTTCGAACTCActtgtgatgatgatcagaAGCTCCCTCTTCTCGGGATCTCTGGTGAGGATTACCTCATCAAAAACATATCTTACTTGACGCAGTCGTTTCAGGTCGTGAACTCAAAGGCGTCTCATGATGATCCATGTCCCAGCCCTTTGCACAATCTTACCCTCCATAGAACACCTTTCTTTGTGAACCCTTCTCATATCAACTTCACCATACTTTACAATTGCTCCAACCGCATGCTGGAGGATGTTAGGACATACGCTCTTACTTGTCCTGGCAACGAGAGTCTTCTTCGATCTTTTGGGGTCTTTGACAGGGAGAAACtaggaaaagagagaaatatagCATCCCTGTCGTGCCAGAAACTAGTCGATGTTCCTGTTTTAGCTAGTAAGGAGTCTGATGTGATGGGTATGACTTATGTCGAGATTTTGAAGAGGGGTTTTGTTCTGAATTGGGCTGCAAACAGTTGTTCCCGCTGCATCACCAGCGGCGGGAGATGTGGAACTGATCAACAAGAATTTGTATGCTTATGTCCTGATGGACCTAAAATTCATGATAGTTGCAAGAATG GCAGTACTCGTAAGAGAAGAGTGAAGGTGAAGATCCTCATTG GTGTTGCCGCTGGGATCTTGGGAATATTAGCTGCGAGCATCTGTTGTTATGTATACCATcgtagaaaaacaaaaagttatagaACTTCTTCAGCATTGCCTCCAAGAAACATCTCCTCAGGtccatcttcaaagtctttcgATGTTGAGAAAGCAGAGAAATTATTAATTGGAGTTCATCTTTTCTCTTACGAAGAGCTTGAAGAAGCTACTAATAACTTCGACCCTTCTAAAGAACTCGGTGATGGAGGCTTTGGTACTGTCTACTACGGTAAGCTTAAAGATGGAAGAAGCGTAGCTGTGAAACGGTTATACGATAACAACTTCAAAAGAGCAGAGCAATTCAGGAACGAAGTTGAGATCTTAACGGGTTTACGCCATCCGAACCTCGTGGCTCTCTTTGGATGCTCCTCAAAACAGAGCCGGGACTTACTGCTAGTGTATGAATATGTTGCAAACGGCACGTTAGCTGATCATCTACATGGTCCACAAGCTAACCTTAGCTCGCTTCCTTGGTCTACTCGGCTCAAGATCGCTGTTGAAACTGCCTCTGCCTTGAAGTATCTACACGCCTCCAAGATCATCCATCGTGATGTTAAATCCAACAACATCCTTCTCGACCAAAACTTCAATGTCAAG GTAGCGGATTTTGGACTCTCAAGGCTGTTTCCGATGGATAGAACGCACGTATCAACCGCTCCACAAGGAACTCCAGGCTACGTCGACCCAGATTACCACCTATGCTATCAACTCTCGAGCAAAAGCGACGTGTACAGCTTCGCGGTAGTGTTAATGGAGCTTATCTCCTCGCTTCCAGCAGTCGATATCACAAGACCGCGCCAAGAGATCAACCTCTCGAACATGGCAGTCGTTAAAATCCAGAACCACGAGCTACGCGACATAGTGGATCCGTCACTAGGGTTCGACACGGATACAAGAGTGAGACAGGCGGTGATCGCTGTCGCTGAGCTGGCGTTCCAATGCTTGCAGTCGGATAAAGATCTTAGGCCGTGTATGTCGCACGTGCAGGATACGCTGACGAGGATACAGATCAATGGTTATGGCTCGGAAATTGAGGTTTTAGATGTCACGAAGAGTGGACCGTTGGTTACGCAGTCTCCTGATAGTGTAATTGTGAAATGGGACAGTAAGTAA